One stretch of Dokdonia sp. Hel_I_53 DNA includes these proteins:
- a CDS encoding DUF547 domain-containing protein, with translation MKITAYLIIITLLTECGTPKNVVVDTETTTPAIVTETVVDTSQTVVKTDTLNVPKQLKSIEVVVPANIKSDVVDNKIEEVIIVKTELPEAVEAVEAVEVVEVVEKVEVQEILPETKSLPNSKKDTLNTLNHDLFNALLRAHVNSNGDVNYNGFKKNWSKLTAYIANLGANLPTDEWSKNKKLAYWMNAYNAMTIDLILRHQPLESIKDIKNPWDQRFWKLGDKYYNLNEIEHDILRKMGDARIHFGINCASVSCPPLLNEAFTASKVNSQLHTLTTRFINDPVRNKITPDVVEISMIFKWFSKDFKTAGSVVDYLNKYANTKINPSARVRYKDYNWLLNN, from the coding sequence ATGAAAATTACAGCTTACCTAATAATTATCACTTTATTGACGGAATGTGGAACTCCAAAAAATGTCGTAGTAGATACAGAAACTACAACTCCAGCGATTGTTACTGAAACTGTGGTAGACACCTCACAGACTGTTGTGAAAACTGATACTTTAAATGTACCTAAACAGCTAAAAAGTATAGAGGTTGTAGTGCCCGCAAATATAAAATCTGACGTGGTAGATAATAAAATAGAGGAAGTAATAATAGTAAAAACAGAATTGCCAGAAGCGGTAGAAGCGGTAGAAGCGGTAGAAGTGGTAGAAGTGGTAGAAAAAGTTGAAGTTCAGGAAATCCTACCAGAGACCAAATCACTGCCCAACTCTAAAAAAGATACGCTCAACACTCTAAACCATGACCTTTTCAATGCATTATTAAGGGCCCACGTGAATTCTAATGGTGATGTTAATTACAATGGATTTAAAAAAAATTGGTCTAAACTAACAGCGTACATTGCAAATTTAGGAGCAAACCTTCCTACTGATGAATGGTCAAAAAATAAAAAATTAGCTTATTGGATGAATGCGTATAATGCCATGACCATAGATTTAATATTACGCCACCAGCCCCTAGAAAGCATTAAAGACATCAAAAACCCTTGGGATCAACGTTTTTGGAAACTAGGTGACAAATATTACAATTTAAATGAAATTGAACATGATATTTTAAGAAAAATGGGGGATGCTCGTATTCATTTTGGAATTAATTGTGCCTCTGTTTCTTGCCCGCCACTACTCAATGAAGCATTTACCGCTAGCAAAGTAAATTCCCAGTTGCATACTCTGACTACTAGATTTATAAATGATCCAGTCCGTAATAAAATCACTCCAGATGTTGTTGAAATCTCTATGATTTTTAAATGGTTTAGTAAAGATTTTAAAACAGCTGGCTCAGTTGTAGACTATCTCAACAAATATGCAAATACAAAAATTAACCCTTCTGCTCGCGTTCGCTATAAAGACTATAATTGGTTGTTAAACAATTAA
- a CDS encoding sterol desaturase family protein gives MDKYIDTFLQSYTDYWSYFKREVFFENNWDNYFWGLIIVSLIVWGLEIAFPWRKQQKIFRKDFWLDTFYMFFNFFLLNLIVFIALSNTAELFFNDIMGLIGLKLQDLQVFDVDELPFGVGLLIFFIISDFVQWNTHRLLHRVPFLWNFHKVHHSTKEMAFAAQMRYHWVEPIVYKSLLYIPIAVVGGFDLQYVAIVHFTALTVGHFNHANIGWDYGPLKYILNNPKMHIWHHAKELPDNHKYGMNFGLTLSAWDYLFGTSHVPHDGRDIELGFEGDTNFPENFMGQITYPIHKKKEH, from the coding sequence ATGGATAAATATATTGACACCTTTTTACAGTCTTACACAGACTATTGGAGCTACTTCAAGCGTGAGGTTTTTTTTGAAAATAATTGGGATAATTATTTTTGGGGTTTAATTATCGTGTCACTAATTGTATGGGGGCTAGAAATAGCATTTCCGTGGCGTAAGCAACAAAAGATCTTTAGAAAGGATTTCTGGCTGGACACATTTTATATGTTCTTCAACTTTTTTCTACTCAATCTTATTGTTTTTATAGCGCTTTCTAACACCGCTGAGCTATTTTTTAATGACATCATGGGACTTATAGGATTAAAGCTTCAAGATCTACAAGTTTTTGATGTAGATGAACTCCCTTTTGGAGTTGGCTTACTCATTTTCTTTATTATTTCTGATTTTGTACAATGGAATACACACCGGCTTTTACATCGCGTTCCATTTTTGTGGAATTTCCACAAAGTACATCATTCCACAAAGGAGATGGCCTTTGCTGCCCAAATGCGCTATCACTGGGTTGAGCCTATTGTATATAAATCTCTACTTTACATCCCTATCGCAGTAGTAGGAGGTTTTGACCTGCAATATGTTGCGATAGTTCATTTTACCGCGCTTACGGTTGGGCATTTTAATCACGCAAACATAGGCTGGGATTATGGACCTTTAAAATATATACTTAACAACCCAAAAATGCACATTTGGCATCACGCAAAGGAACTACCTGATAACCACAAATATGGAATGAACTTCGGTTTAACTCTTAGTGCATGGGATTATTTGTTTGGTACCAGTCATGTACCCCATGATGGTAGGGATATCGAGTTAGGGTTTGAAGGAGACACTAATTTTCCTGAAAACTTTATGGGCCAAATCACATACCCCATACATAAGAAAAAAGAGCATTAA
- the arsM gene encoding arsenosugar biosynthesis arsenite methyltransferase ArsM, whose amino-acid sequence MSYLDATNTLYKEAAITPDVGLCCTTNPVWELPGLKIPQIMQEMNYGCGSTVNSRDLTNEPKMLYVGVGGGMELLQFSYFNRTKGGVVGVDVVDEMLEASRKNFKEAEQLNPWFKSDFVELKKGDALNLPEADNSIDVAAQNCLFNIFKAEDLKKAIDEMYRVLKPQGRLVMSDPTCEQQMNEALRNDDRLRALCLSGSLPIKEYVKALTDAGFGTIEIRARKPYRILSPEEYPTDELIYIESIEVAAIKDPMPEDGPCIFTGKAAIYYGSESYFDDKNGHVLDKNQPLAICDKTAAALAALGRNDIFISESTYHYDGGGCC is encoded by the coding sequence ATGAGTTATTTAGATGCTACAAATACATTATATAAGGAAGCCGCTATTACCCCAGATGTGGGACTTTGCTGCACCACAAATCCAGTTTGGGAGTTGCCAGGATTAAAGATACCGCAAATCATGCAAGAGATGAATTATGGATGTGGTAGCACGGTAAACTCTAGAGATCTTACTAACGAACCAAAAATGTTATATGTAGGTGTAGGGGGTGGTATGGAGCTATTGCAGTTTTCTTACTTTAATCGTACAAAAGGTGGCGTAGTAGGTGTAGATGTTGTAGATGAAATGCTAGAGGCTTCTCGCAAAAACTTCAAAGAGGCAGAGCAACTTAATCCATGGTTTAAAAGTGATTTTGTTGAGCTAAAGAAAGGAGATGCACTCAACCTCCCCGAAGCAGATAACTCCATAGATGTTGCGGCGCAAAATTGCCTTTTCAATATTTTCAAAGCAGAAGATCTTAAAAAGGCTATTGACGAAATGTATAGAGTTTTAAAACCGCAAGGTAGGTTAGTAATGAGCGATCCTACGTGTGAACAGCAAATGAACGAGGCGCTAAGAAATGATGATCGTTTACGTGCGCTGTGTCTCTCTGGAAGCTTACCTATTAAAGAATATGTAAAGGCTTTAACTGATGCAGGCTTTGGAACTATTGAGATACGCGCTCGCAAACCTTACAGAATTTTGAGCCCTGAAGAATATCCTACAGACGAACTTATCTATATTGAATCCATAGAAGTTGCTGCTATTAAAGATCCCATGCCAGAAGATGGACCTTGTATATTTACTGGGAAAGCGGCTATTTACTATGGCTCAGAGTCATATTTTGATGATAAAAATGGACATGTTTTAGATAAAAATCAGCCGCTGGCTATTTGCGATAAAACAGCTGCAGCGCTTGCTGCTCTAGGACGTAATGATATTTTTATAAGTGAAAGCACCTACCATTATGATGGTGGCGGTTGTTGCTAG
- a CDS encoding purine-nucleoside phosphorylase — MQKFINETSDYLRNKGFENPEVGIILGTGLGQLLKKIDIEKTVSYNHIPNFPTATVEFHTGKLIYGTLEGKKVIVMQGRFHVYEGYSLTDVTYPVRVMHALGIKKLLVSNASGAINFDFKKGELMLIDDHINLQGGSPLAFKGVEKMGERFVDMSAPYDSEMNTQLKSIAKNNAINLHEGVYASVVGPQLETRAEYRYLKIIGADAVGMSTVPEVIVANHLGLPVAAVSVLTDECDPDNLKPVNIPEIIEMAGKAEPAMITLFTELIKSL; from the coding sequence ATGCAAAAATTTATAAACGAAACTTCAGATTATCTTAGAAACAAAGGTTTTGAGAATCCCGAAGTAGGTATCATACTAGGAACAGGCCTAGGGCAGTTATTAAAAAAAATTGATATTGAGAAAACAGTAAGTTATAATCACATACCTAATTTCCCAACAGCTACTGTAGAGTTTCACACGGGTAAATTAATTTACGGAACTTTAGAGGGCAAGAAAGTTATTGTTATGCAAGGTCGCTTTCATGTATATGAAGGCTATTCACTTACTGATGTGACCTATCCTGTGCGCGTAATGCACGCTTTGGGAATTAAAAAATTGTTAGTTTCTAACGCATCTGGGGCGATTAACTTTGACTTCAAAAAAGGGGAATTAATGCTCATAGATGATCACATTAATCTACAAGGAGGCTCCCCGCTTGCTTTTAAAGGCGTTGAAAAAATGGGAGAGCGTTTTGTAGACATGAGCGCTCCTTATGATAGTGAAATGAATACCCAATTAAAATCAATAGCAAAAAATAATGCTATCAATCTACATGAGGGGGTTTATGCATCTGTAGTGGGACCACAGCTAGAGACGCGTGCTGAGTATCGCTATCTAAAAATTATTGGAGCAGATGCTGTTGGCATGAGCACGGTACCAGAAGTTATCGTTGCAAACCATCTTGGTCTACCCGTAGCGGCCGTTTCTGTACTTACAGATGAGTGTGATCCTGATAACTTGAAACCTGTGAATATTCCTGAAATTATTGAAATGGCTGGTAAAGCAGAGCCCGCAATGATAACGCTATTTACAGAGCTAATTAAAAGTTTATAA
- a CDS encoding TIGR04282 family arsenosugar biosynthesis glycosyltransferase, with product MKKNIVLIFTRNPELGKVKSRLAKGVGQASALEIYKKLLSHTKDVVSTINCTKRVGYSIKVRNNDMWDNSIFEKFQQEGEDLGVRMYNAFEKAFADGYDNVLIIGSDLYDLRASHIKEAFNALHTNDAVIGPAQDGGYYLLGMNKLVKDVFYNKEWGGDSVYKQTMEDLSTERVHNLAMLNDIDYAEDLAPYPIFQQYLQKD from the coding sequence ATGAAAAAAAATATAGTACTCATATTCACCAGAAACCCAGAATTAGGCAAAGTTAAGAGCCGGCTAGCCAAAGGTGTTGGCCAGGCAAGTGCCCTGGAGATTTATAAGAAACTTTTATCACATACTAAGGACGTAGTGAGCACTATAAATTGTACAAAACGCGTAGGCTACTCTATAAAGGTCCGCAATAATGACATGTGGGATAATTCTATTTTTGAAAAATTTCAGCAAGAAGGCGAAGATCTAGGGGTGCGTATGTATAATGCTTTTGAGAAAGCCTTTGCGGATGGATACGACAACGTACTCATTATAGGTAGTGACCTCTACGATTTGCGCGCTTCTCATATAAAGGAAGCTTTTAACGCGCTACATACTAATGACGCAGTAATAGGCCCAGCGCAAGATGGAGGCTATTACCTATTAGGTATGAATAAACTTGTAAAAGATGTATTTTACAACAAAGAATGGGGCGGAGATTCAGTTTACAAACAAACAATGGAAGATTTAAGTACTGAGAGGGTTCACAACCTTGCAATGCTTAACGATATAGATTATGCTGAAGATCTAGCACCATACCCAATTTTTCAACAATATTTACAAAAAGACTAA
- a CDS encoding rhodanese-like domain-containing protein: protein MKTKHIAYILLLLVSAITSGQSDMDVLLKQYNTRSVPYISVQQLKMELEDYLILDTRKKEEYEVSHIPGAVWVSEKVNDSLYAFAKAKKNQPIVVYCSVGIRSEDFGERLKKKGFTNVKNLYGSIFAWKDEGYEIQNKKKQPTDSVHVFSKVWGKYLKTGHKVY from the coding sequence GTGAAAACTAAACATATCGCTTACATATTACTTTTATTGGTTTCCGCCATTACGTCTGGACAGTCGGATATGGATGTACTTTTAAAACAGTACAACACCCGCTCTGTTCCTTACATTTCGGTGCAACAGCTCAAGATGGAACTAGAGGATTACCTCATACTCGACACCCGTAAAAAAGAAGAGTATGAGGTAAGTCATATTCCCGGCGCGGTGTGGGTTTCTGAGAAGGTGAATGATAGTTTGTACGCTTTCGCGAAAGCAAAAAAAAATCAACCCATCGTCGTTTATTGCTCAGTAGGGATACGCTCTGAAGATTTTGGCGAGCGACTGAAGAAGAAAGGATTTACAAACGTCAAAAATCTATACGGAAGCATATTTGCTTGGAAAGATGAAGGCTACGAAATTCAAAACAAGAAAAAACAACCAACCGACTCTGTTCACGTATTTTCCAAAGTATGGGGAAAGTATTTAAAAACAGGACATAAAGTTTACTAG
- a CDS encoding metallophosphoesterase family protein, whose amino-acid sequence MDKKIKNTGNLTGKVLLYGGVYSNLQALEKLKSIAEEQGIAPENCICTGDIVGYCAQPEETVQLYKIWGTHGIAGNVEKQLSEGAEDCGCDFREGSRCDGFSQLWYPYAQSKLSKNSLDTIEALPDHITFTYAGKKVTVVHGSYHHISEFIFKSTPWEIKGSNFDTTQSDVIIAGHCGLPFHTEKEDKLWLNPGVIGMPANDGSTEVWYAILDDTSGNLSYEHHTFAYNYKLTSQLMQNGLLPEEYARTIVTGIWDNTEILPAVESGLQGFGIKL is encoded by the coding sequence ATGGATAAAAAGATAAAAAACACGGGCAATCTCACTGGCAAAGTATTGCTGTATGGCGGTGTGTATAGCAATCTACAAGCGCTAGAGAAACTAAAATCCATAGCGGAGGAACAAGGGATTGCACCAGAAAATTGCATCTGCACAGGAGACATTGTGGGATATTGTGCGCAGCCCGAAGAAACCGTACAACTCTATAAAATATGGGGAACGCACGGTATTGCAGGTAATGTAGAAAAACAACTGAGTGAGGGCGCAGAAGATTGTGGGTGTGACTTTAGAGAAGGATCGCGTTGTGATGGTTTTAGCCAGCTGTGGTATCCATACGCACAAAGCAAACTCTCTAAGAATTCGCTAGACACCATCGAGGCGCTTCCAGACCATATTACATTCACCTACGCTGGTAAAAAGGTTACGGTTGTACACGGCTCGTACCATCATATTTCTGAATTTATATTTAAATCTACGCCTTGGGAAATAAAAGGTTCAAATTTTGATACAACACAAAGTGATGTGATTATTGCGGGACATTGCGGTTTGCCGTTTCATACGGAGAAAGAAGATAAACTCTGGCTCAACCCTGGCGTGATTGGGATGCCAGCAAATGATGGCTCTACCGAAGTCTGGTATGCCATTCTAGATGACACTTCTGGCAATCTTAGCTATGAACATCATACCTTTGCATATAATTACAAGCTCACGAGCCAGTTAATGCAAAACGGCTTACTGCCAGAAGAATATGCGCGTACCATCGTAACTGGCATCTGGGATAACACAGAAATACTGCCAGCTGTAGAGAGTGGATTGCAGGGGTTTGGCATAAAATTATAA
- a CDS encoding sodium:solute symporter family transporter — protein sequence MNVEIWQWGLIIASSVMLFVLSPLAKSPDEFFKATHRKKSPNVWMVTGSLIISWIFAKSITNAANLGLSFGIVGGVAYAGYYLSFAVAGVIIYQMRLQGGFTSIHQFLTSRFGKGAMRLFSVLIAIRLFNEVWSNTMVIGSYFGEMGSTPYYWAILVFTILTLAYALKGGLSSSIFTDVIQMGLFSILLCVILYSIFSVDDFSVKEVATSGTWSFDLGLNLLFAALLQSFSYPFHDPVLTDRAFLSSPRVTLRSFLIASVLGAACIILFSVIGVYAQSQGMTGQAAVEVGKAFGVVILLVINFIMITSAASTLDSTFSSFSKLLSVDLNLGKNLSFGRLSMAVIAILGTIPVFLNAEILSATTISGTMVIGLTPVFLFWRKPAPKISYYLSVVTGIIFGFILVFDALPLSLQFTTGSYAALLWTNVWGITACTILYLIPRWIKR from the coding sequence ATGAATGTAGAAATCTGGCAATGGGGATTAATTATAGCATCGAGTGTGATGCTATTTGTGCTGTCTCCGCTTGCCAAAAGTCCTGATGAGTTTTTTAAGGCTACGCATCGTAAGAAGTCTCCTAATGTATGGATGGTTACGGGTAGTCTCATTATCTCGTGGATTTTTGCAAAGAGTATTACAAATGCTGCCAACTTAGGTCTGAGTTTTGGGATTGTGGGTGGTGTTGCTTATGCGGGTTATTACCTCTCCTTTGCTGTGGCTGGTGTGATTATCTACCAGATGCGCCTGCAAGGTGGATTTACAAGTATACATCAGTTTCTGACTTCTCGATTTGGAAAAGGAGCGATGCGCTTATTTTCTGTACTCATAGCCATTAGGCTTTTTAATGAGGTGTGGAGTAACACGATGGTGATAGGGTCTTATTTTGGAGAGATGGGAAGCACTCCGTACTATTGGGCGATTCTGGTCTTTACGATACTCACTCTGGCTTATGCGCTCAAGGGCGGATTGAGCAGTTCTATATTTACAGATGTGATACAGATGGGATTATTTTCCATACTGCTATGTGTGATATTATATAGCATATTTTCGGTAGATGATTTTAGTGTGAAGGAGGTTGCGACTTCTGGAACGTGGAGTTTTGATCTTGGTCTTAATTTGCTATTTGCAGCCTTGTTACAATCATTTTCCTATCCCTTTCACGATCCAGTATTGACAGATAGAGCTTTTTTAAGTTCGCCTAGGGTTACTTTGCGTAGCTTTCTAATCGCCTCCGTATTGGGTGCTGCTTGTATTATCTTATTTAGTGTTATAGGTGTTTATGCCCAGTCACAAGGAATGACAGGTCAAGCCGCGGTAGAAGTTGGCAAAGCTTTTGGTGTAGTCATATTACTAGTCATCAATTTTATTATGATTACATCGGCGGCATCTACGCTGGACAGTACATTCTCATCATTTTCAAAATTACTTTCAGTCGATTTAAATTTGGGTAAAAATCTTTCGTTTGGGAGATTGTCTATGGCTGTAATTGCCATATTGGGAACCATTCCCGTATTTCTTAATGCAGAGATTTTAAGCGCCACGACCATATCTGGAACGATGGTAATTGGACTTACGCCAGTATTTTTATTTTGGCGAAAGCCAGCCCCAAAAATTAGCTATTACTTGAGTGTAGTAACTGGTATCATTTTTGGCTTCATATTAGTTTTTGATGCCTTACCACTATCATTACAATTTACAACAGGATCTTATGCTGCGTTACTCTGGACCAACGTCTGGGGCATCACAGCCTGTACCATATTATACCTCATACCACGATGGATAAAAAGATAA
- a CDS encoding SusD/RagB family nutrient-binding outer membrane lipoprotein → MKNFLYITSLLLLLGMSSCTEDFEEINTNPNDPVSVQPSLLLRQVIYDYGEQMSYEGFVAGDLLSQHRTALDFNLFDRHALKSPQLGGNPWPIFYTNLRDNEIILQQAQTNVTFAVYEGPALILKAYMAAGLTDLFGDVPYSEAFNGIDGTVTPAYDTQEAIYTGADGILANLDAGIAAIEAYEDVIPLEGDILYGGDLQAWVRFANSIKIKHLLRISDRVDVSTELQTLVNEDNFISSNSDNAIFNFSNTEPNSFRLAQLRVGDFNNFVLSETMENILVDLEDTRLNTFFRPASNTDDFNGLINGIDATSTAAVLGDLSLAGTAFREDTSVLDANFMTAWETSLALAEAAQRGLITADAQALYENGVTLAFEYWQTPLPSDYLTGNAAFNNADSSPLEQILTQKWIANIINGYEGWIEYRRTGFPAFMDVQASLNDGLIPVRMPYPSEEEALNADNYQTAFDATDGNSLNVRVWWDVD, encoded by the coding sequence ATGAAAAATTTTTTATACATCACTTCCCTCCTGCTTTTACTTGGAATGAGCAGTTGCACAGAAGATTTTGAAGAAATAAACACAAACCCAAATGATCCCGTTAGCGTGCAGCCTAGCTTGTTATTGCGACAAGTTATTTATGACTACGGAGAGCAAATGAGTTATGAAGGTTTTGTGGCTGGAGATTTACTCTCGCAACACAGAACGGCTCTTGACTTTAACCTTTTTGATCGTCACGCCTTAAAATCACCTCAGCTAGGAGGAAATCCTTGGCCTATTTTTTATACGAATTTAAGAGACAACGAGATTATCTTACAGCAGGCGCAAACTAATGTGACCTTTGCCGTTTATGAAGGCCCAGCACTTATCCTAAAAGCTTATATGGCGGCTGGGCTTACAGATCTTTTTGGCGATGTTCCTTACTCAGAAGCATTTAACGGAATAGATGGAACGGTAACACCAGCTTATGATACGCAGGAGGCTATATATACTGGAGCAGATGGTATTCTGGCAAATCTAGATGCAGGAATTGCTGCTATTGAGGCTTATGAAGATGTCATCCCGCTAGAAGGAGATATTCTATATGGTGGTGATTTACAAGCTTGGGTACGCTTTGCAAACAGTATTAAAATTAAACATCTTTTACGTATCTCAGATCGTGTAGATGTAAGTACAGAATTACAAACACTTGTTAATGAGGATAACTTTATATCGAGTAATAGCGATAATGCTATTTTTAACTTTAGCAACACGGAGCCTAACAGCTTTAGACTTGCACAATTACGTGTGGGTGACTTTAACAACTTCGTACTTTCTGAAACGATGGAAAATATTCTTGTAGATCTTGAAGACACGAGGCTTAATACGTTCTTTAGACCAGCATCAAATACTGACGATTTTAACGGACTTATAAATGGAATAGATGCAACCTCAACGGCTGCAGTATTAGGAGATTTATCACTTGCAGGCACAGCTTTTAGAGAAGATACTTCTGTGCTAGATGCCAACTTTATGACGGCTTGGGAAACTTCGCTTGCACTCGCCGAAGCTGCCCAGCGCGGTCTTATCACCGCAGATGCGCAGGCACTTTATGAAAACGGCGTAACGCTCGCTTTTGAATACTGGCAAACACCGTTACCATCAGATTATCTAACAGGTAATGCTGCTTTTAATAACGCAGATAGTTCGCCGCTAGAACAAATACTTACTCAAAAGTGGATTGCAAACATTATAAACGGCTATGAAGGTTGGATAGAATATAGACGTACCGGTTTTCCTGCGTTTATGGATGTGCAAGCAAGTCTTAATGACGGTTTAATTCCTGTGCGTATGCCTTACCCATCTGAAGAAGAAGCGCTCAATGCAGATAATTACCAGACAGCTTTTGATGCAACAGACGGCAATAGCCTTAATGTGCGCGTGTGGTGGGATGTAGATTAA